From the Anopheles merus strain MAF unplaced genomic scaffold, AmerM5.1 LNR4000007, whole genome shotgun sequence genome, one window contains:
- the LOC121600817 gene encoding gamma-aminobutyric acid type B receptor subunit 1-like isoform X1 translates to MIYKTSNPYKGCFNTTDNSAEYFWQNSSVFYPIILILFISSVNGANQLHIGGIFPIAGKGGWQGGQACMPAAKLALQDVNENPDLLPGFNLTLHSNDSECEPGLGASVMYNLLYNSPQKLMLLAGCSTVCTTVAEAAKMWNLVVGYASDFRGLAQCQ, encoded by the exons ATGATATATAAAACATCAAACCCTTATAAGGGATGTTTTAACACAACAGATAATAGT gcTGAATATTTCTGGCAAAATTCATCAGTGTTTTATCCAATAATTTTGATACTATTTATCAGTAGCGTGAATGGAGCAAATCAGTTGCATATTGGTGGCATCTTTCCTATAGCAGGAAAGGGTGGTTGGCAAGGAGGACAAGCCTGCATGCCAGCCGCCAAGCTTGCTTTACAGGACGTGAATGAAAATCCGGATCTCTTGCCAGGATTTAATTTAACACTACACAGCAACGACAGTGAG TGTGAACCAGGCTTGGGAGCAAGCGTCATGTATAATTTATTGTACAACTCCCCTCAAAAACTCATGCTATTAGCAGGGTGTAGCACTGTCTGCACAACTGTGGCAGAGGCAGCCAAAATGTGGAATTTGGTAGTG GGATATGCATCAGATTTTCGGGGACTTGCGCAATGTCAGTAG
- the LOC121600817 gene encoding gamma-aminobutyric acid type B receptor subunit 1-like isoform X2 has protein sequence MIYKTSNPYKGCFNTTDNSAEYFWQNSSVFYPIILILFISSVNGANQLHIGGIFPIAGKGGWQGGQACMPAAKLALQDVNENPDLLPGFNLTLHSNDSECEPGLGASVMYNLLYNSPQKLMLLAGCSTVCTTVAEAAKMWNLVVCHQF, from the exons ATGATATATAAAACATCAAACCCTTATAAGGGATGTTTTAACACAACAGATAATAGT gcTGAATATTTCTGGCAAAATTCATCAGTGTTTTATCCAATAATTTTGATACTATTTATCAGTAGCGTGAATGGAGCAAATCAGTTGCATATTGGTGGCATCTTTCCTATAGCAGGAAAGGGTGGTTGGCAAGGAGGACAAGCCTGCATGCCAGCCGCCAAGCTTGCTTTACAGGACGTGAATGAAAATCCGGATCTCTTGCCAGGATTTAATTTAACACTACACAGCAACGACAGTGAG TGTGAACCAGGCTTGGGAGCAAGCGTCATGTATAATTTATTGTACAACTCCCCTCAAAAACTCATGCTATTAGCAGGGTGTAGCACTGTCTGCACAACTGTGGCAGAGGCAGCCAAAATGTGGAATTTGGTAGTG TGCCaccaattttga
- the LOC121600831 gene encoding uncharacterized protein LOC121600831 — translation MALPNPVVDDPAVAGPALPAVNGAAVPVTFYFEPFNPTSSKFDRWLNRLQISFRIYHVREADKRDFLLHYMGGPTYDVLCNKLKNAEPHTKTYDEIVALLKEHYSPTPLEILENFKFASRKQLEQETLSDYLMHLKKLAQTCNFGDYMDKALRNQFVFGIQNRVIQSRLLEVRDLTLTKAKEIAFGMEMSHRGTDEMHNSRQKSEVQYIEHGANKTKKSFQSSSQASSSQSSGRLSNKQNGGNKRCYRCGDPDHYADKCKHKATICKYCKKAGHLERMCLTKTSEKGTDDAHHLEEQPCVMKDVLHLNAIQGIAGSADLPVDQRLRRSLRTIKPPQRLNL, via the exons ATGGCGCTTCCTAACCCGGTTGTCGACGATCCGGCAGTCGCCGGTCCCGCTTTGCCTGCTGTGAATGGTGCTGCGGTACCAGTTACATTTTATTTCGAGCCATTCAATCCTACTTCATCTAAATTTGACCGATGGTTAAATCGACTACAAATTTCATTCCGGATTTACCACGTGCGTGAAGCCGATAAACGCGATTTTCTGCTACACTACATGGGCGGCCCTACATACGATGTGCTGTGCAATAAGCTGAAAAATGCTGAGCCACATACGAAAACGTACGACGAGATTGTAGCTCTACTGAAGGAACATTACAGTCCTACTCCTTTGGAAATACTGGAGAATTTCAAGTTCGCGAGCCGTAAACAGCTAGAGCAAGAAACTCTAAGCGATTACCTGATGCATTTGAAGAAGCTCGCCCAAACATGCAATTTCGGGGACTACATGGACAAGGCCCTCCGGAACCAGTTCGTTTTTGGCATCCAGAACCGTGTGATACAGTCTCGATTGCTGGAAGTGCGCGACTTAACCTTGACAAAGGCAAAGGAAATCGCATTCGGAATGGAAATGTCTCATCGTGGAACCGATGAAATGCACAACTCACGTCAAAAAAGTGAGGTTCAGTACATCGAGCATGGagcaaataaaactaaaaaaagtttCCAGTCATCGAGCCAAGCCAGTTCCAGTCAAAGTTCCGGTCGCCTGTCGAACAAACAGAATGGTGGAAATAAACGATGTTATCGTTGCGGGGATCCTGACCACTACGCAGACAAATGCAAACATAAAGCTACGATCTGCAAATACTGCAAGAAAGCGGGGCACCTTGAGAGGATGTGTCTCACCAAGACCAGCGAGAAGGGGACGGATGACGCACATCACCTGGAGGAGCAGCCGTGTGTTATGAAGGATGTGTTACACCTGAACGCGATCCAAGGTATTGCTG GGTCAGCGGACTTGCCGGTGGACCAAAGGTTGCGTCGTTCTCTGCGGACCATCAAGCCTCCGCAAAGGCTCAACCTATAA